The region ATGCTCTTCAGCACGGCGGCTGAAGAACCACACCAGGAAGGTCACCAGCGACACCGCCAGCAGAATCAGGCTGGCCACGGCGTTGATCTCGGGTTTAACCCCAAGACGTACCGCCGAGAACACTTCCATCGGCAAGGTGGTTGAACCCGGGCCCGACACGAAGCTGGCAAGTACCAGGTCATCCAGGGACAGCGCGAACGACATCATGCCGCCCGCCGCCAACGACGGCGCGATCATCGGGATAGTGATCAGGAAGAACACCTTCCACGGCCGCGCGCCCAGGTCCATGGCCGCTTCTTCAATCGACAGGTCCAGCTCACGCAAGCGCGCCGACACCACCACTGCCACATACGCGGCACAGAACGTGGTGTGGGCGATCCAGATGGTGACGATGCCACGTTCCTGGGGCCAGCCGATCATCTGCGCCATGGCCACGAACAGCAGCAACAGCGACAGACCGGTGATCACTTCGGGCATCACCAACGGCGCCGTCACCAGGCCGCCGAACAGCGTGCGGCCCTTGAACTGGCTGATGCGCGTCAGCACGAAAGCTGCCAGTGTACCCAGCGCCACCGCAGCCACCGCCGTGTAGCAGGCGATTTCCAGGGAGCGCGCCACCGAGCCCATCAACTGGGTGTTGTCCAGCAGGCCCACGTACCACTTGATCGACCAACCGCCCCACACCGTCACCAGTTTGGATTCGTTGAACGAGTAGATCACCAGGATCAGCATCGGCAGGTAGATGAACAACAACCCCGCCACCAGCATGAAGCTTGAGAAACTGACGCGCTTCATATCTTGCCCTCCATCTCTTTGGCTTGGCTGCGGTTGAACAGGATGATCGGCACGATCAGGATCGCCAGCATCACCACCGCCAGGGCAGAGGCCACAGGCCAGTCACGGTTGTTGAAGAATTCTTGCCACAACACTTTACCGATCATCAGGGTTTCCGGACCGCCGAGCAGTTCCGGGATCACGAACTCGCCCACTACCGGAATGAACACCAGCATGCAGCCGGCGATGATGCCGTTCTTGGACAGCGGCACAGTGATTTTCCAGAAGCTGTTGAAGGTGCTCGAGCCCAGGTCGGACGCGGCTTCCAGCAGGCTCTGGTCGTGTTTGACCAGGTTGGCGTACAGCGGCAGGATCATGAACGGCAGGTACGAATAGACCACGCCGATGTACACCGCGATATTGGTGTTGAGGATCTGCAGCGGCTCGTTGATCAAGCCGATGGACATCAGGAAGCTATTGAGCAACCCGTTGTTGCTGAGGATGCCCATCCACGCATACACGCGGATCAGGATCGCGGTCCAGGTCGGCATCATGATCAGCAGCACCAGCACGGTCTGCATTTCTTTGCGCGCGCTGGCAATGGCATAGGCCATCGGGTAGCCGATCAACAGGCACAGAATCGTGCTGAAAAACGCCATCTTCAGCGAGCCCAGGTACGCGGCGATGTACAACTCGTCGTCGCCGAGCATCGCGTAGTTGCCCAGGTTGAGCACCAATTGCAGCTTTTGCTCAACGAAGGTGTAGATCTCGGTGTAAGGCGGGATCGCCACGTCGGCTTCGGCAAAGCTGATCTTCAAGACGATGAAGAACGGCAGTGCGAAAAACAGGAACAGCCAGAGGAAAGGGATCCCGATGACCACATGCCGGCCACCGGGTGTTATTCGTTGCAGCTGGCGTTTGAACTTCTTCATGTTCATGAGCGAAGTACCACGCCGCTGTCGTCTTCCCACCACACGTACACCTGGTCACCCCAGGTTGGGCGCTGGCCACGGCGTTCGGCGTTGGCGACGAAGGACTGCACCAGCTTGCCGCTCGGCAGTTCCACATAGAACACCGAGTGGCCGCCCAGGTAGGCGATGTCATGCACCTTGCCGCTGGACCAGTTGTGCTCGCAGGTCGGCATTTCGGTGGTAACCAACAGCTTTTCCGGGCGGATGGCGTAGGTCACCGACTTGTCTTCCACCGAGGTGGCGATGCCATAGCCCACGTAGATGTCACGGTCCAGGTCCGGGCACTTGAGCACCGCGTGGCCTTCGGCGTCGTCCACCACCTGGGTGTCGAAAATGTTCACGTTGCCGATGAACTCGCACACCAGACGGCTGGTAGGCGTTTCGTAGATGTCGATCGGGCTGCCGATCTGGGCGATCCAGCCCAGGTGCATGATCGCGATACGCTCGGCCATGGTCATGGCTTCTTCCTGGTCGTGGGTCACCATCACGCAGGTCACGCCCACGCGCTCGATGATCTCTACCAGTTCCAGTTGCATCTGCGAACGCAGCTTCTTGTCGAGTGCGCCCATCGGCTCGTCGAGCAGCAGCAGTTTCGGGCGCTTGGCCAGGGAACGCGCCAAGGCCACACGCTGACGCTGACCACCGGACAACTGGTGCGGCTTGCGCTTGGCGTACTGGCTCATCTGCACCAGCTTGAGCATCTCGGCCACGCGGGCGTCGACTTCAGCCTTGGGGATCTTGTCCTGTTGCAGGCCGAACGCAATGTTCTGCGCCACGGTCATGTGCGGGAACAAGGCGTAGGACTGGAACATCATGTTGATCGGCCGCTCGTAGGGCGGCATATCGGTAATGTCCACACCATCGAGGTAAATGCGACCTTCCGTTGGGCGCTCGAAGCCTGCGAGCATGCGCAGCAAGGTGGATTTGCCCGAACCTGATCCGCCGAGCAAGGCGAAGATCTCGCCTTTCTTGATTTCCAGGGACACATCGTCCACGGCGATCGTCTCGTCGAACTTCTTCGTGACCCGGTCGATTTTGACCAGCACCTTTTTCGGTGTCTGGTCGCCCTCGAGGGCTTTCTTATAGGCGCCGGAGGCAACTGCCATTTACGAAACTCCCAACAAAATTTGAGGTTCGCCCAATACGGGCGAAACCTTGGATAGTTTGAGCTTTAAGCCTTACTTGCCCGTTTTGACCTTGGTCCAGCTACGGGTCATTAAACGCTGCACTTTCGGGGGTAGCTCGAAGTTGACGAACGTCCGGTCGAGAACCGCCTGCGGTGGGTAAACCGCTGCGTCAGTGCGTATCGATTGCTTCATCAGTTTGTCCGCCCCGGGGTTAGGGTTGGCGTAACCGACGTAATCACTGACCTGAGCGATCACCTCAGGTTGCAGTAAATAGTTGATGAAGGCGTGAGCCTCTTTGACGTTGGTCGCATCCTTGGGGATCGCCAGCACGTCAAACCAGAGGTTGCCGCCTTCTTTCGGAATCGCGTAGGCGATGTTCACGCCTTTGCCTGCCTCGCTTGCGCGAGCCTTGGCCTGGAACACATCACCGGAGAAACCTGCCGCCACGCAGATGTTGCCGTTGGCCAGGTCAGAGATGTATTTGGAAGAATGGAAATAGGTCACGTAGGGCCGCACTTTGAGCAGCTTCTCTTCGGCCTTCTTGTAGTCTTCAGGGTTGGTACTGTTAGGGTTCAGGCCCATGTAGTTGAGCACCGCCGGCAGCATTTCATCCGCCGAGTCCATGAACGAGACCCCGCAAGTGGCCAGCTTCTTCATGTTTTCCGGCTCGAACAGCACGGCCCAGGAATCGATATGGTCGACGCCCAGCACTTCTTTGACTTTTTCGACGTTGTAACCAATGCCGTTGGTGCCCCACAGATACGGCACGGCGTATTGGTTACCCGGGTCGTTCTTTTCCAGACGCTTGAGCAGCGCCGGGTCCAGATTGGAATAGTTAGTCAGCAACGACTTGTCGAGCTTCTGAAACGCCCCGGCTTTGATTTGCTTGCCGAGGAAGTGGTTGGACGGCACGACCACGTCATAACCGGTACGCCCGGCGAGCAACTTGCCTTCCAGGGTTTCGTTGGAATCAAACACGTCATACACCGGCTTGATGCCGCTGGCCTTTTCAAAGTTGGCCAGGGTGTCGGCGCCGATGTAGTCCGACCAGTTATAAATATGCACCGTCGGCGCGGCCTGCACGCTGACAGCCAGCGTGATACCTGCACCCACCAGCAAGGCTTTGCGAAATAAAGAAATTGGCAAGTGGAGGTCCTCTTAAATAGTTGGGCCCGAAGTTGTTGCCCGGCAACAAAACCGGCGCGCAACTTACCCTCGATAAACCGATCCGGCAAAGCTTTCTGTCATTTAATTTGTGGGAGCGGCGGTTCGCCGCCCCCACGGTTCAAAGGCTTATTTGCCCGATTTGATTTTGGTCCAGCTGCGCGTCATTTCACGCTGAGTCGCAGCCGGCAAGTCAGCAATGGCGTAGAGCTTGGCCTGCACATCCGCTGGCGGGTAAATGCCCGGGTCGCTGGTGATGTCTTTGTCGACCAGTGCGGTGGCTTTCTCGTTACCGTTCGGGAAGCGGACGCTGTTGGTGATAGCGGCCATGACTTCCGGCTTGAGCAGGTAGTTCATGAACTTGTAGGCAGCATCGACGTTTTCGGCATCTTTAGGGATGGCGACCATGTCATAGAAGCTACCGGCGCCTTCTTTCGGAATGTCGTAGGCAACCTTGACCTTGCCACCGGCTTCAGCCGCGCGGGACTTGGCTTGCTGGATGTCCCCGGAGTAGCCCACGGCCACGCAGATGTTGCCGTTGGCCAGGTCCGAGATGTACTTGGACGAGTGGAAATAGCCGATCGATGGGCGCAGCTTGAGGAACAGGTCCTCGGCTTGCTTGAGGTCAGCTTTTTTCTGGGTGTCGGTCGGCAGGCCCAGGTAATGCAGCGCCACCGGCAGCATTTCGGTTGGCGAGTCGAGGAAGCTCACGCCGCAGCTTTTCAGCTTGGCGATGTTTTCCGGCTTCATCAGCACGTCCCACGAGTCGATCTTGTCCACGCCCAGCGCAGCCTTGACCTTCTCCGGGTTGTAACCGATGCCGATCGAGCCCCACATGTACGGGAAAGCGTGCTTGTTGTCCGGGTCGCTGACCGACACGGCTTTAAGCAGGGATTTGTTCAGGTTGGCGTAGTTGGACAGCTTGGACTTGTCCAGCTCCTGATAGACACCGGCCTTGATCTGCTTGGCGAGGAAGTTGTTCGACGGAACGACGATGTCGTAACCGGACTTGCCTGCCAGCAACTTGGCTTCCAGGGTCTCGTTGCTGTCAAAAACGTCGTACACCACTTTAATGCCCGACTCTTTTTCAAAGTTGGCGATGGTGTCCGGTGCAATGTAGTCGGACCAGTTGTAGACGTGCAGCACTTTATCGTCTGCCTGGGCCGCGCCCGCCATTGCGCCCATCAGGGACAACGCAAGGAGGGTCTTGCCAGCGTTCTTCAAACCTAATGCCTTCATTTGGTGATGCTCCAATTTTTTCTTTTTTGGGCCACGTTCTTTAGTCGTCTCACGACCCTTCCAAAGGGCAACAAAACACGGCGACAGTCTGGCAAGTTCAGGGGCCGGCTTTCAACCAAAGCCCCCTTTATTACTGCGTTTTTGTAACTGCCCGGACGCAGCGCCCGAAGCCGCAGCGCACTGAGCCTAGCACTTAGCCTTGCAATGCCGCCAAAGTCAGGTCCAGGCACTGGCGAGCCTTGGTCACCAGCTCGTCGATTTCCGCCTTGCTGATCACCAGCGGAGGCGAAATGATCATGGTGTCGCCCACGGCGCGCATGATCAGGCCATTCTCGAAGCAGAACGTGCGGCAGATCATGCCCACACCACGGCCTTCGTAACGTTTGCGCGTGGCCTTGTCCTGCACCAGCTCAATCGCCCCGAGCATGCCGACACCGCGAACTTCACCCACCAACGGGTGATCAGCCAGTTCCCTCAGACGTTTCTGCAAATACGGTGCCGTTTCTTCGTGCACACGGTTAACGATTTTTTCATCGCGCAGAATCCGGATGTTTTCCAGGGCTACCGCTGCCGCCACCGGGTGACCGGAATAGGTGAAGCCGTGGTTGAAATCACCGCCTTCATTGAGCACGGCAACCACGTCGTCGTGCACGATCAGGCCACCCATAGGGATGTAACCCGAGGTCAGGCCCTTGGCGATGGTCATCATGTGTGGCTTGAGGCCGTAGAAGTCGCTGCCGAACCATTCACCGGTACGGCCGAAACCGCAGATCACTTCATCGGCGACGAATAGGATGTCGTACTTGGCGAGGATTTCCTTGATGCGCGGCCAGTAGGTCTCTGGCGGCACGATCACGCCACCGGCACCCTGGATCGGCTCGGCAATAAAGGCACCGACATTGTCCACGCCCAGTTCCAGGATCTTCTCTTCAAGCTGGTTGGCGGCCCATACCCCGAACTCTTCCGGGCTCATGTCGCCGCCTTCGCCATACCAGTACGGCTGGGCGATATGGGTGATGCCCGGGATCGGCAAGTCGCCCTGTTCATGCATGTACGTCATGCCGCCCAGGCTGGCGCCGGCCACGGTGGAGCCGTGATAGCCATTCTTGCGGCTGATGATGATCTTCTTGTTCGGCTGGCCCTTGATCGCCCAGTAGTGGCGGACCATGCGCAACATGGTGTCGTTGCCTTCCGAGCCTGAGCCGGTGAAGAACACGTGGTTCATGCCGGCCGGTGCGATCTCGGAAATCACCTTGGCCAGTTCCAGCACCGGTGGGTGAGCGGTCTGGAAGAACAGGTTGTAGTACGGCAGCTCTTTCATCTGCTTGGCGGCGGCGTCAGCCAGTTCGTCGCGACCGTAACCGATCGCCA is a window of Pseudomonas antarctica DNA encoding:
- a CDS encoding aspartate aminotransferase family protein produces the protein MSSNNPQTREWQALSNDHHLAPFSDFKQLKVKGPRIITKAHGVYLWDSEGNKILDGMAGLWCVAIGYGRDELADAAAKQMKELPYYNLFFQTAHPPVLELAKVISEIAPAGMNHVFFTGSGSEGNDTMLRMVRHYWAIKGQPNKKIIISRKNGYHGSTVAGASLGGMTYMHEQGDLPIPGITHIAQPYWYGEGGDMSPEEFGVWAANQLEEKILELGVDNVGAFIAEPIQGAGGVIVPPETYWPRIKEILAKYDILFVADEVICGFGRTGEWFGSDFYGLKPHMMTIAKGLTSGYIPMGGLIVHDDVVAVLNEGGDFNHGFTYSGHPVAAAVALENIRILRDEKIVNRVHEETAPYLQKRLRELADHPLVGEVRGVGMLGAIELVQDKATRKRYEGRGVGMICRTFCFENGLIMRAVGDTMIISPPLVISKAEIDELVTKARQCLDLTLAALQG
- a CDS encoding ABC transporter ATP-binding protein, with amino-acid sequence MAVASGAYKKALEGDQTPKKVLVKIDRVTKKFDETIAVDDVSLEIKKGEIFALLGGSGSGKSTLLRMLAGFERPTEGRIYLDGVDITDMPPYERPINMMFQSYALFPHMTVAQNIAFGLQQDKIPKAEVDARVAEMLKLVQMSQYAKRKPHQLSGGQRQRVALARSLAKRPKLLLLDEPMGALDKKLRSQMQLELVEIIERVGVTCVMVTHDQEEAMTMAERIAIMHLGWIAQIGSPIDIYETPTSRLVCEFIGNVNIFDTQVVDDAEGHAVLKCPDLDRDIYVGYGIATSVEDKSVTYAIRPEKLLVTTEMPTCEHNWSSGKVHDIAYLGGHSVFYVELPSGKLVQSFVANAERRGQRPTWGDQVYVWWEDDSGVVLRS
- a CDS encoding polyamine ABC transporter substrate-binding protein encodes the protein MKNAGKTLLALSLMGAMAGAAQADDKVLHVYNWSDYIAPDTIANFEKESGIKVVYDVFDSNETLEAKLLAGKSGYDIVVPSNNFLAKQIKAGVYQELDKSKLSNYANLNKSLLKAVSVSDPDNKHAFPYMWGSIGIGYNPEKVKAALGVDKIDSWDVLMKPENIAKLKSCGVSFLDSPTEMLPVALHYLGLPTDTQKKADLKQAEDLFLKLRPSIGYFHSSKYISDLANGNICVAVGYSGDIQQAKSRAAEAGGKVKVAYDIPKEGAGSFYDMVAIPKDAENVDAAYKFMNYLLKPEVMAAITNSVRFPNGNEKATALVDKDITSDPGIYPPADVQAKLYAIADLPAATQREMTRSWTKIKSGK
- a CDS encoding polyamine ABC transporter substrate-binding protein is translated as MPISLFRKALLVGAGITLAVSVQAAPTVHIYNWSDYIGADTLANFEKASGIKPVYDVFDSNETLEGKLLAGRTGYDVVVPSNHFLGKQIKAGAFQKLDKSLLTNYSNLDPALLKRLEKNDPGNQYAVPYLWGTNGIGYNVEKVKEVLGVDHIDSWAVLFEPENMKKLATCGVSFMDSADEMLPAVLNYMGLNPNSTNPEDYKKAEEKLLKVRPYVTYFHSSKYISDLANGNICVAAGFSGDVFQAKARASEAGKGVNIAYAIPKEGGNLWFDVLAIPKDATNVKEAHAFINYLLQPEVIAQVSDYVGYANPNPGADKLMKQSIRTDAAVYPPQAVLDRTFVNFELPPKVQRLMTRSWTKVKTGK
- a CDS encoding ABC transporter permease subunit — protein: MNMKKFKRQLQRITPGGRHVVIGIPFLWLFLFFALPFFIVLKISFAEADVAIPPYTEIYTFVEQKLQLVLNLGNYAMLGDDELYIAAYLGSLKMAFFSTILCLLIGYPMAYAIASARKEMQTVLVLLIMMPTWTAILIRVYAWMGILSNNGLLNSFLMSIGLINEPLQILNTNIAVYIGVVYSYLPFMILPLYANLVKHDQSLLEAASDLGSSTFNSFWKITVPLSKNGIIAGCMLVFIPVVGEFVIPELLGGPETLMIGKVLWQEFFNNRDWPVASALAVVMLAILIVPIILFNRSQAKEMEGKI
- a CDS encoding ABC transporter permease subunit produces the protein MKRVSFSSFMLVAGLLFIYLPMLILVIYSFNESKLVTVWGGWSIKWYVGLLDNTQLMGSVARSLEIACYTAVAAVALGTLAAFVLTRISQFKGRTLFGGLVTAPLVMPEVITGLSLLLLFVAMAQMIGWPQERGIVTIWIAHTTFCAAYVAVVVSARLRELDLSIEEAAMDLGARPWKVFFLITIPMIAPSLAAGGMMSFALSLDDLVLASFVSGPGSTTLPMEVFSAVRLGVKPEINAVASLILLAVSLVTFLVWFFSRRAEEHRKKAIQQAIEEAAADGWQQPDKRRAPAPV